A window of Armatimonadota bacterium contains these coding sequences:
- the smc gene encoding chromosome segregation protein SMC, which yields MKLKRVKIFGFKTFADRTDVELDGNIIAIIGPNGCGKSNIVDAILWGLGETNARHLRAQTAKEVIFSGSSRRKPLGFAEVSLLFDNEDGSLPIDTAEVSVTRRLTRSGDSDYSINKRACRLRDVNDLLADSGLGRAGYAIVTQSDIDQALSASALQRRAWIDEAAGVQRYRTRRTESLRRLDHAEGHLRRIHDILHEIEVQREPLREEAEAAKQYKVTLNALREIECALLGKELEESLAEIEELERRISATLSDVERENDRAESLRSAQKQILFKIEALDAEAERQREELMTAQGRLSQAQNQIELGKQKLESLALLEATLGQESESNAAQTAEAESALERARKEANESANALEALESSLGSVDAEARELAASLKALDGELAKARQAQAAYERRQIEAEHAKDRLRTVKKELQGVSESIPDLEGAVAENESALETLGSALEGFRAEIKVIDGELQAIAGKEDSHAASMRKLLAQIASLDGRRRGIEATIEANEGLSHGSRAVLEAVKAGRLPDSYTPVVHAIHFEGNLVSAVETALGAAGNDLIVPDESAAKEAIRFLKENRAGRATFQPVPLMRPQTPSPELRDLLGKRGVVGLASELVGCAPAHRPVIDSLLGRTVIVEDLDTALKYAKSRGWSRLVTLDGELIHASGAVTGGTQASRGNGIIHRKAELDQVSDELGSLQQRLSEMQAWDPSSEKQALQDRRSEVAEALAAQRSEWEEARTWLMSLKHELAQTLSSRDMLEAEAARLAQPQDQMEPVDLAGIELRRDEAVQLLAAKSSSAESAQARIVEARQLAAAAANRLEEADRRLAAIRGSAEQRQARLAHIGPERQKLETSIAEASSELKGLEERVAALRAKSLTSAEQRKTLSQEAMTAGQQSEEAQKSAQSGSEILHHCEIKRARADSRRSAAAERLLEEYGLSPEEALEESASSLVAPDAPALVAKLRRDLKAMGDVNLGAIEAFDRLTERHDELAGQSADVEEGMAEIRATIKELDDRTRQRFVETFEQLQAAFGQVFVKLLGGGDAEISLSDPANILDSGVEIAVTIPGKRRQPLELLSGGERAMSAIAFLFSLLKVKPCPLVILDEVDAPLDGRNVERFISMMREFNDVTQFILITHNNVTIESADVWMGVTMQEPGCSTVIPFRVPGSGSGAPDRANLSLA from the coding sequence ATGAAACTTAAACGGGTCAAGATTTTCGGGTTCAAGACGTTTGCCGACCGCACCGATGTGGAGTTGGACGGCAATATCATTGCGATCATCGGCCCCAATGGCTGCGGCAAATCCAACATCGTGGATGCGATCCTTTGGGGTCTTGGCGAGACGAATGCCCGGCACTTGCGCGCGCAGACGGCCAAAGAAGTGATTTTTTCCGGCTCAAGCCGGCGAAAGCCGCTGGGGTTTGCCGAGGTTTCCCTCCTGTTCGACAATGAAGATGGCTCGCTCCCGATCGACACGGCAGAGGTTTCGGTCACGCGTCGCCTGACGCGTTCCGGCGACTCGGACTATTCGATCAACAAGCGCGCATGCCGTTTGCGAGATGTGAACGACCTATTGGCCGATTCTGGGCTTGGCCGGGCCGGTTACGCGATCGTCACCCAAAGCGACATCGACCAAGCCTTGAGTGCGAGTGCCTTGCAACGCAGAGCTTGGATCGACGAGGCCGCGGGCGTCCAGCGGTACCGCACGCGCCGCACCGAGTCTTTGAGGAGGCTGGATCACGCCGAGGGCCATTTGCGGCGGATCCACGACATCCTCCACGAAATTGAGGTTCAACGTGAACCGCTCCGCGAAGAGGCCGAAGCAGCCAAACAGTACAAGGTCACCCTCAATGCCTTGAGGGAAATCGAATGTGCCTTGTTGGGCAAGGAGCTCGAGGAATCTCTGGCTGAAATCGAGGAATTGGAAAGGAGGATCTCTGCCACCTTGTCCGACGTCGAGCGGGAAAACGACCGGGCGGAATCGCTCCGATCCGCCCAAAAGCAGATCCTTTTCAAGATCGAGGCATTGGATGCCGAAGCCGAGCGCCAACGGGAAGAGCTGATGACGGCCCAGGGGCGGCTTTCCCAAGCCCAAAACCAGATCGAACTCGGCAAACAAAAGTTGGAGAGCCTCGCCCTGCTGGAGGCCACTCTGGGGCAGGAATCTGAATCCAATGCCGCCCAAACTGCCGAGGCTGAATCGGCGCTGGAACGCGCCCGGAAAGAGGCAAACGAATCGGCAAACGCACTGGAAGCCTTGGAATCCAGCCTCGGATCGGTGGATGCGGAAGCCCGTGAACTCGCCGCCTCCCTGAAAGCCCTTGATGGGGAGTTGGCCAAAGCGCGGCAAGCCCAAGCCGCCTACGAACGCCGGCAGATCGAAGCCGAGCACGCAAAGGACCGGCTCCGGACGGTCAAAAAGGAACTGCAAGGTGTATCAGAGTCGATTCCTGACCTGGAGGGCGCGGTTGCCGAAAACGAAAGCGCCCTTGAAACCTTGGGCTCGGCATTGGAAGGGTTTCGGGCGGAAATCAAAGTCATTGACGGCGAGTTACAAGCGATTGCTGGAAAGGAGGATTCGCATGCGGCTTCGATGCGCAAGCTCTTGGCCCAGATTGCCTCCCTCGACGGCCGACGCCGAGGCATAGAAGCGACAATCGAAGCGAATGAAGGTCTTTCACACGGCTCTCGTGCCGTGTTGGAAGCGGTTAAGGCGGGTCGGTTGCCCGATTCCTACACCCCCGTCGTTCATGCCATCCACTTTGAAGGCAACTTGGTCTCGGCCGTCGAAACGGCCCTGGGCGCGGCGGGCAACGACCTCATCGTCCCCGATGAATCGGCCGCCAAAGAAGCCATCCGATTCTTGAAGGAAAACCGGGCGGGACGGGCCACGTTCCAACCCGTGCCATTGATGCGGCCCCAAACCCCATCCCCCGAATTGCGGGATCTGCTCGGCAAGCGAGGCGTTGTCGGGTTGGCCAGCGAACTGGTCGGTTGCGCCCCGGCCCACCGCCCAGTGATCGACAGCCTGTTGGGGCGCACCGTGATTGTCGAGGATTTGGACACGGCCCTCAAATACGCGAAGTCGCGCGGATGGAGCCGCCTGGTGACGCTTGACGGTGAGTTGATCCACGCCTCAGGGGCGGTGACCGGCGGCACCCAGGCCAGCCGGGGCAACGGAATCATCCATCGGAAAGCCGAACTCGACCAGGTGTCAGACGAACTGGGATCATTGCAACAAAGGCTCTCGGAAATGCAAGCCTGGGATCCCAGTTCGGAGAAGCAAGCCCTGCAAGACCGCCGGTCTGAAGTCGCCGAGGCACTGGCGGCCCAACGTTCGGAGTGGGAGGAGGCTCGCACCTGGCTGATGAGCTTGAAGCACGAACTGGCTCAGACATTGTCCAGCCGGGACATGCTAGAGGCCGAAGCCGCCCGACTCGCTCAACCTCAGGATCAGATGGAGCCGGTGGATTTGGCCGGCATCGAGTTGCGTCGAGACGAGGCAGTGCAGCTCTTGGCGGCAAAATCGAGTTCCGCAGAATCCGCCCAGGCCCGGATTGTCGAAGCGCGGCAATTGGCGGCCGCCGCTGCTAACCGCCTGGAAGAAGCCGATCGGCGGCTGGCCGCCATCCGGGGCTCCGCCGAGCAGCGCCAAGCCCGCTTGGCCCACATCGGCCCCGAGCGGCAAAAATTGGAAACTTCGATCGCCGAGGCCAGTTCGGAGTTAAAAGGTTTGGAAGAGCGCGTCGCCGCTCTACGGGCCAAGAGCCTAACTTCCGCTGAACAGCGGAAGACGCTCAGCCAAGAAGCGATGACGGCGGGGCAGCAATCCGAAGAAGCCCAAAAGAGCGCGCAATCAGGCTCAGAAATCCTCCACCACTGTGAAATCAAGCGGGCCCGGGCCGATAGCCGGAGGTCGGCGGCAGCGGAACGGCTTTTGGAGGAATATGGCCTTTCGCCCGAAGAAGCCTTGGAGGAATCGGCCAGCTCGCTGGTGGCCCCCGACGCCCCCGCCTTGGTGGCCAAGCTTCGACGTGATTTGAAGGCGATGGGCGATGTCAACCTTGGCGCCATCGAGGCATTCGACCGATTGACCGAACGCCATGACGAACTCGCCGGTCAATCTGCCGATGTCGAAGAAGGTATGGCCGAGATCCGGGCCACGATCAAAGAACTGGACGATCGGACACGGCAACGATTTGTCGAGACCTTTGAACAGTTGCAGGCGGCGTTCGGCCAGGTGTTCGTCAAACTTTTGGGAGGCGGAGACGCCGAGATTAGTTTGAGCGACCCTGCGAACATCCTGGATTCCGGGGTGGAGATCGCGGTGACGATCCCCGGCAAACGCCGGCAGCCGTTGGAGCTTTTGAGCGGCGGAGAACGGGCGATGTCGGCAATCGCTTTCCTGTTCAGCCTCCTCAAGGTCAAGCCTTGCCCCCTGGTAATCCTTGACGAAGTGGATGCCCCGCTCGATGGCCGCAACGTTGAGCGGTTCATTTCGATGATGCGCGAGTTCAACGATGTCACTCAGTTCATCCTGATCACCCACAACAACGTGACAATCGAATCGGCCGATGTTTGGATGGGGGTGACCATGCAAGAGCCCGGATGCAGCACGGTCATCCCGTTCCGGGTGCCCGGATCTGGGTCGGGTGCGCCGGATCGAGCGAACCTCAGCCTTGCATAA
- a CDS encoding M20/M25/M40 family metallo-hydrolase, whose amino-acid sequence MRTRIAIAAALIGVASLGHAQADQATLDKIVQEGKMNNQVMVHLQDLTTNIGPRLTASTNLEKAYAWALAKFKEYKLDNVHLEEWGEWPMGFDRGPSTGKMVVPREVNFQFTSPSWSKGTDGPLRGPAVPAPETIAEFDKYSSLYKGAWIVYKTPPPRIPRARPGAEPPQLTPEQVQAQKIEDSLKKAGILGQVFPSRDELTITSGNYNVDPANMPTDVTVTIRKSDMEQVFGQLDTGNKVELEFNLDHKFVPGPRKNYNVVAEIKGTEKPDEVVIFGGHLDSWDGPGSQGAADNGTGTCTVIEAARILKAVGAKPKRTIRFILFTGEEQGLFGSRAYVEQHKAEMDKISCVFIEDGGANYEGGTYALAEMVPMFDQIMATMNKAFPNMPVKMRTVAQMPRGGGSDHVPFNAIGVPGFFWDETGMFDYGYVHHTQHDRIELVPYNYMVQSATNSAVATYSIACAKTLMPRAPKAAPGN is encoded by the coding sequence ATGCGCACTCGGATAGCGATTGCCGCCGCCCTCATCGGGGTGGCATCCCTCGGACACGCTCAAGCGGATCAGGCAACTCTGGACAAAATCGTCCAAGAGGGCAAGATGAACAACCAGGTGATGGTTCACTTGCAAGACCTCACAACCAACATTGGCCCGCGGTTGACGGCTTCGACCAACCTAGAAAAGGCCTATGCCTGGGCTCTGGCCAAATTCAAGGAGTACAAATTGGACAACGTCCACCTGGAAGAATGGGGAGAGTGGCCAATGGGGTTTGACCGCGGCCCCAGCACGGGCAAAATGGTTGTTCCCCGGGAGGTCAATTTCCAGTTCACGTCCCCATCTTGGTCCAAGGGGACGGACGGGCCTTTGCGCGGCCCCGCCGTGCCGGCACCGGAAACCATCGCCGAGTTCGACAAGTATTCGTCGCTCTATAAGGGGGCTTGGATCGTTTACAAAACCCCTCCTCCCCGGATCCCTCGGGCACGTCCCGGTGCGGAGCCTCCCCAACTGACGCCGGAGCAGGTGCAAGCCCAAAAAATCGAGGACTCGCTCAAGAAGGCCGGAATTTTGGGGCAGGTATTCCCGAGCCGCGACGAGCTGACCATCACTTCCGGAAACTACAACGTCGATCCGGCGAACATGCCAACCGACGTCACCGTGACGATCCGCAAATCGGACATGGAGCAGGTTTTTGGCCAACTCGACACGGGCAACAAAGTCGAACTCGAATTCAACTTGGACCATAAGTTCGTGCCAGGGCCCCGGAAGAATTACAACGTTGTCGCCGAGATTAAAGGAACGGAAAAACCTGACGAAGTCGTGATCTTTGGCGGGCACTTGGACAGCTGGGATGGCCCGGGCAGCCAGGGTGCGGCCGACAACGGAACTGGGACTTGCACGGTGATCGAAGCCGCGCGGATCCTGAAGGCGGTGGGTGCCAAACCCAAACGGACGATCCGGTTCATTTTGTTCACGGGAGAGGAACAAGGTCTGTTTGGATCGCGCGCCTATGTTGAGCAACACAAGGCCGAAATGGACAAGATCAGTTGCGTCTTCATTGAAGACGGCGGGGCCAACTATGAAGGCGGCACCTATGCCCTGGCAGAAATGGTGCCCATGTTCGACCAGATCATGGCGACGATGAACAAGGCGTTCCCCAACATGCCCGTGAAAATGAGGACCGTGGCCCAGATGCCCAGGGGCGGCGGGAGCGACCATGTCCCATTCAACGCGATCGGGGTTCCTGGTTTCTTTTGGGATGAGACCGGGATGTTCGATTATGGCTATGTCCACCACACCCAGCACGACCGGATCGAGTTGGTGCCCTACAACTACATGGTCCAAAGCGCCACCAACAGCGCCGTCGCGACCTATTCGATCGCTTGCGCCAAAACTCTCATGCCCCGCGCGCCCAAGGCGGCACCGGGGAACTGA
- a CDS encoding AAA family ATPase, which translates to MATFVLTGPPGAGKTTLATRIAEKVCPTLHIPVDDLRSWVASGLAESVPWTEETERQFQIAEEATLKIAQTYAGRGFHVVIDHCRNIERLNMVFSCLSPVKILVLPSLETTLRQNAERRNKDFDPQVLVETIKFTHNVFLNADYSGWEVLRSLNDIDRFLDSL; encoded by the coding sequence TTGGCGACTTTCGTCCTGACCGGCCCCCCTGGTGCGGGCAAGACCACCTTGGCTACGCGGATCGCGGAGAAGGTCTGCCCGACCCTCCACATCCCCGTCGACGACTTGCGATCCTGGGTTGCTTCCGGTCTAGCTGAATCGGTCCCATGGACTGAAGAGACGGAGCGGCAGTTCCAAATTGCCGAAGAGGCCACCTTGAAGATTGCCCAAACGTATGCGGGCCGTGGCTTCCATGTCGTGATCGACCATTGCCGCAACATCGAACGCCTCAACATGGTTTTCTCTTGCCTTTCCCCGGTCAAAATCCTCGTCCTCCCCAGTCTAGAAACCACCCTCCGGCAGAACGCGGAGCGCCGAAACAAGGACTTTGACCCCCAAGTCTTGGTGGAGACGATCAAATTCACCCACAACGTTTTTTTAAATGCCGATTATTCTGGGTGGGAAGTTTTGCGGTCGCTCAACGATATCGACCGGTTCTTAGACTCGCTTTGA
- a CDS encoding DinB family protein, with protein MNAEDFLDKQKSLFASHVDACKRAVSAFADEQFAIAPEPGVWSVGQVFEHLNLSIEPYIAGMGAAAARAPKDGGAEPRKSFLGRFIYGALSEKRAVPVPGGFRPNGLGSRKDYERYLENAERFLTLFDDAKGKDLNGATFQNPILPLFKMNLTDGFSIMTAHGAYHQQQIEERAAKVKG; from the coding sequence ATGAACGCCGAAGACTTCCTCGACAAGCAAAAATCGCTCTTTGCAAGCCACGTAGACGCCTGCAAACGGGCTGTCTCAGCGTTTGCCGATGAACAATTCGCCATCGCCCCAGAACCTGGGGTTTGGTCTGTTGGGCAGGTCTTTGAACATCTCAACCTTTCGATCGAGCCCTACATTGCCGGGATGGGGGCCGCCGCCGCTCGGGCCCCGAAAGATGGCGGGGCCGAACCGCGCAAATCCTTTTTGGGCCGTTTTATCTATGGCGCGCTCTCGGAAAAAAGGGCGGTTCCCGTGCCGGGCGGTTTCCGCCCCAACGGGCTAGGGTCCCGCAAGGACTACGAGCGGTATCTGGAGAACGCCGAACGCTTCTTGACATTGTTCGACGACGCCAAGGGGAAAGACTTGAACGGAGCGACTTTCCAAAACCCAATCTTGCCTTTGTTCAAGATGAACCTGACCGACGGGTTCAGCATCATGACGGCCCACGGCGCCTACCACCAACAGCAGATAGAGGAGCGGGCGGCCAAGGTCAAGGGCTAA
- a CDS encoding DinB family protein translates to MSELKDFLSQKTAQAAEFYVRDLEALTHEQLDKSPGGSARAGYDFTHEVVVVNKRIACRLRNEDPGPWPFGEGWAVCPDGERNKEHLAAQIKSSAQEIVDAIPGVPDEKFSEEFELNGSPTSFADMVGLASMHIMYHGAQLNYLQAMGGDLEMHWMD, encoded by the coding sequence ATGTCCGAACTCAAAGATTTCCTCTCCCAAAAAACGGCGCAGGCCGCCGAGTTTTATGTCCGCGACCTTGAGGCGCTGACTCACGAGCAACTCGATAAATCCCCGGGCGGTTCGGCCCGCGCCGGTTACGACTTCACCCATGAGGTGGTGGTGGTCAACAAACGGATCGCCTGCCGGCTGCGCAACGAGGATCCGGGCCCGTGGCCTTTTGGCGAAGGTTGGGCGGTTTGCCCCGATGGCGAGCGCAACAAAGAGCACCTGGCCGCACAGATCAAATCTTCGGCCCAAGAAATCGTCGATGCCATCCCCGGCGTGCCCGATGAAAAATTCAGCGAAGAGTTTGAACTCAACGGCAGCCCGACATCGTTCGCCGACATGGTCGGTTTGGCCTCAATGCACATCATGTACCACGGGGCCCAGCTCAACTACCTCCAAGCCATGGGCGGCGATTTGGAAATGCACTGGATGGATTAG
- a CDS encoding S9 family peptidase: MRRAAIVASVLAFGFAGADLTPFKPTTSELADLYRRADTLGQGSANQILNWNLEFTWIDNDTFYYRRDVSAGIWRFTTFSVSSKQKTDLFDHKKLADQLATLSGSEIRPDRLGIEITRVTGESVIFNFQGKRYAWNRKAETLAAAARPEPVPLQNQGVVSPDRKLAARLQEGHLEIRANKPDGEWKPVPGAENLQTVKWSPDSQFLAAQSQIPGDRRQVAVFDSSKPGTVAQLRMRLYDQPGDKLDTSETYFYGVASGKLVKAAHEPVICGGHPWAAPPELSWWRPPGAKSPSALIEYDIRGFQEQKLVEINPESGAITPWVDEVSPTFIHLSGFFWQRLPGDAGVVWRSERDGWGHLYRYDSPGKPFQITQGQFVVRSIERLTSTEVYFSANGREPGDPYFIRYYRVGLDGRNLVALTPGAGTHKATFSPDFKHLVDVRSTVQNAPVAEVRDSEGKLVAELEASDAGPLRGAGIRGPVPFVAKGRDGATDIYGIIHFPTHFDPGKSYPVIEDIYAGPHDSFVPKSFRPVFYQQRLAELGFIVVQIDGMGTANRGKAFHDVCWKNIADAGLPDRILWIKAAASQYPQMDVSRVGIFGTSAGGQSSTGALLFHPEFYKVAVSSCGCHDNRIDKFWWNEQWMGYPVGPHYEQQSNITNAAKLQGDLLLMVGESDTNVPPESTFKLVDALQRAGKDFEFVYLPGSDHTAGGQYGEHKRRDFFVRHLLGVEPPRWN, translated from the coding sequence ATGAGACGGGCCGCCATTGTTGCCTCGGTATTGGCCTTTGGGTTTGCCGGTGCCGACCTAACGCCTTTCAAGCCGACGACTTCCGAGTTGGCCGACCTTTACCGGCGCGCCGACACGTTGGGCCAAGGCTCGGCAAACCAAATCCTCAACTGGAACTTAGAGTTCACGTGGATCGACAACGACACGTTTTACTACCGGCGCGACGTCTCGGCTGGGATCTGGCGATTCACCACCTTTTCCGTGTCCTCCAAACAAAAGACCGACCTATTCGATCACAAAAAATTGGCCGACCAGTTGGCAACTCTTTCAGGTTCGGAGATACGCCCGGACCGGTTGGGCATCGAGATCACCCGCGTGACCGGCGAATCGGTCATTTTCAACTTCCAAGGAAAGCGGTACGCATGGAACCGCAAAGCAGAGACTTTGGCGGCCGCCGCCCGGCCCGAACCGGTTCCTTTGCAGAACCAAGGGGTTGTTTCTCCGGATCGGAAACTGGCGGCGCGCCTTCAAGAGGGCCACTTGGAAATTCGGGCAAACAAACCCGATGGGGAGTGGAAGCCGGTTCCAGGGGCCGAAAATCTCCAAACGGTCAAATGGTCGCCCGATTCCCAGTTTTTGGCCGCCCAAAGCCAGATTCCGGGAGACCGCCGCCAGGTTGCGGTTTTCGATTCCAGCAAGCCCGGCACGGTCGCCCAGCTGCGGATGCGGCTTTATGACCAGCCGGGAGACAAGCTCGATACCAGTGAAACGTATTTTTACGGCGTTGCCAGCGGCAAGCTGGTCAAAGCTGCGCACGAGCCCGTGATATGTGGCGGGCACCCCTGGGCCGCACCCCCCGAACTCAGCTGGTGGCGGCCTCCGGGGGCAAAATCGCCGTCCGCCCTGATCGAGTACGACATCCGTGGGTTCCAAGAGCAGAAACTGGTTGAGATCAACCCTGAATCTGGCGCAATCACCCCATGGGTGGACGAGGTTTCCCCGACATTCATCCACCTGAGCGGGTTCTTTTGGCAACGGCTCCCCGGGGATGCGGGGGTCGTTTGGAGGAGCGAGCGGGACGGCTGGGGACACCTTTACCGGTACGACAGTCCGGGCAAACCCTTCCAAATCACACAGGGCCAGTTCGTGGTTCGGTCGATAGAACGGCTCACTTCCACCGAGGTTTACTTTTCGGCCAACGGCCGCGAGCCTGGCGACCCGTACTTCATTCGCTACTATCGGGTCGGATTAGATGGCCGCAACCTGGTGGCCCTGACTCCGGGGGCAGGCACGCACAAGGCCACCTTTTCGCCAGATTTCAAGCACTTAGTGGATGTGCGCAGCACGGTCCAAAATGCCCCGGTGGCAGAGGTCCGCGACAGCGAAGGCAAGTTGGTGGCGGAACTCGAAGCCTCGGACGCCGGGCCCCTTCGGGGAGCGGGAATCCGTGGCCCCGTGCCATTTGTGGCCAAGGGCCGCGACGGGGCGACCGACATTTACGGGATCATCCACTTCCCCACCCACTTCGACCCAGGCAAATCCTATCCCGTGATCGAGGACATCTATGCCGGCCCCCACGATTCGTTTGTGCCGAAATCTTTTCGACCGGTCTTTTACCAACAGCGGCTCGCCGAGCTCGGTTTCATCGTTGTCCAAATCGACGGGATGGGGACGGCAAACCGCGGCAAGGCATTCCATGATGTCTGTTGGAAAAATATTGCCGATGCCGGGTTGCCAGACCGGATCCTTTGGATCAAAGCGGCCGCCAGCCAGTATCCCCAGATGGATGTTTCGCGGGTTGGGATTTTCGGCACTTCGGCCGGGGGTCAAAGCTCCACCGGCGCCCTGTTGTTCCATCCCGAGTTCTACAAAGTCGCCGTCAGTAGCTGCGGATGCCACGACAACCGGATCGACAAGTTCTGGTGGAACGAACAATGGATGGGCTATCCGGTTGGCCCGCATTACGAACAGCAGTCGAACATCACCAATGCGGCCAAACTGCAAGGCGACCTGCTGCTGATGGTCGGCGAATCGGATACCAACGTCCCCCCGGAAAGCACATTCAAGTTGGTCGACGCCCTGCAAAGGGCCGGCAAAGATTTTGAATTCGTTTATCTGCCAGGTTCAGACCATACGGCGGGCGGGCAATATGGAGAGCATAAGCGGAGGGATTTCTTTGTCCGTCATTTGCTAGGGGTTGAGCCCCCGCGGTGGAACTGA
- a CDS encoding PAS domain-containing protein: MGANLRKLDWDQLDPVTLEGAGEVFKTVRLWHRAWFHGVAMALLAVCVLASAGLAFWSGSVSEAAQHLSDFSKDITTLESLDQTSQLDLILRERVGLQKHEGQIRSADRDIAFKSGSAWTAVRREALASRVDQTLLRTAKSSADRGAAALKSRSAQLSQTATGLAGLAILGMLGMAFLIRSSLRHGSTTLVVQSVMGSASRGFQSDISASTQRESDAITSAVNNLPAAIFEFESDGRILRWNREMERLTRIPAEKAVSRNVIDCLGWTPTAEAAKSTIRKVFSGETIESLAWEFSPAPGMSLWLDARIMPVIDGGGAVRSCSATARDVTAERLGRELLNANDLARLALIKAIPDTLLKFDRAMGLVEVYDNRGIFGPDEAIRGSAWQKVFPADLQSKLAHGAKQARLTGKPFEFDFCGTVADRACNLVFRMTVSGTTDILAVVTDWSNRQKRPETEQDGGMSFQALVDASVDTVLTVSAEGIIVFASQSCQELIGASPDSLIGRSWIELLHKDSRENGERLWADTLESSGNLQQASVQLIGTEKAFAADVFAANHLGDLRLGAVVLTIREKVGVEAEPPQSAADAEKMMELLEAICGYAKQGAFGCVLVTVQGSHDEVALAAEEAGRQIAMSCREDDVFGMISTAELLLILPEASEQEVCDRRSDLESWFEHLNTRTTVTAVRNSHCHCTPASVLGALRSGVAEAQPSAA, translated from the coding sequence ATGGGTGCCAATCTCCGCAAACTGGATTGGGATCAATTGGATCCGGTCACTTTGGAAGGCGCCGGGGAAGTGTTCAAAACGGTGCGCCTGTGGCACCGGGCTTGGTTCCACGGGGTGGCCATGGCGCTTTTGGCCGTGTGCGTTTTGGCCTCGGCAGGCCTGGCATTCTGGTCGGGTTCGGTGTCCGAAGCAGCCCAACACCTTTCTGATTTTTCAAAAGACATCACCACCCTGGAATCGCTCGACCAGACGTCCCAACTCGACCTCATCCTTCGGGAAAGGGTTGGATTGCAAAAGCACGAAGGTCAAATCCGGTCCGCAGACCGGGATATCGCCTTCAAATCAGGATCCGCCTGGACGGCAGTCCGGCGAGAGGCGTTGGCTTCTCGGGTCGACCAAACGTTGCTGAGAACGGCGAAATCTTCCGCCGACCGGGGGGCTGCCGCCCTCAAATCCCGCTCCGCCCAGTTGAGCCAAACCGCGACCGGGTTGGCGGGCTTGGCGATTTTGGGCATGCTCGGCATGGCATTCCTGATCCGGTCTTCGTTGCGGCATGGCAGCACGACGCTGGTTGTGCAAAGCGTGATGGGGTCAGCAAGCCGCGGGTTCCAATCTGACATTTCGGCCTCGACACAAAGGGAATCCGACGCTATCACGAGTGCTGTCAACAACTTGCCGGCGGCGATTTTTGAATTTGAATCCGATGGCAGGATCCTCCGCTGGAACCGTGAAATGGAAAGGCTCACCAGGATCCCGGCCGAAAAGGCGGTTTCCCGGAATGTCATCGACTGCCTCGGGTGGACCCCAACCGCCGAAGCCGCCAAATCCACCATCCGCAAAGTCTTTTCTGGCGAGACCATTGAGAGCCTGGCTTGGGAATTCTCACCGGCACCGGGAATGAGCCTGTGGCTCGACGCCCGAATCATGCCGGTGATCGACGGCGGCGGGGCCGTCCGCAGCTGTTCCGCAACGGCCCGGGATGTGACCGCCGAACGGCTTGGACGCGAACTTTTGAATGCAAACGACCTCGCCCGGCTGGCCTTGATCAAGGCCATTCCCGATACGTTGTTGAAGTTCGACCGGGCGATGGGCCTTGTCGAAGTCTATGACAACCGGGGCATCTTTGGACCCGATGAGGCGATCAGGGGATCGGCGTGGCAGAAGGTCTTTCCGGCAGACCTCCAATCAAAATTGGCCCACGGCGCCAAACAGGCTCGCCTGACCGGCAAGCCGTTTGAATTTGATTTCTGCGGCACCGTGGCCGACCGGGCTTGCAATTTGGTGTTTCGAATGACGGTATCCGGAACCACTGATATCCTCGCCGTTGTTACGGATTGGAGTAACCGCCAAAAACGTCCGGAAACCGAACAAGACGGCGGGATGAGTTTTCAGGCGTTGGTCGACGCCTCGGTGGATACCGTCCTGACTGTTTCGGCGGAAGGCATCATCGTTTTCGCCTCGCAATCCTGCCAAGAGCTGATTGGCGCCTCTCCCGATAGCCTGATTGGACGGAGTTGGATCGAACTGCTCCACAAGGATTCGCGGGAGAACGGCGAGCGGCTTTGGGCGGATACGCTCGAAAGTTCAGGCAACCTGCAACAAGCCAGTGTGCAACTGATCGGAACTGAGAAGGCGTTTGCAGCAGATGTCTTTGCCGCCAACCATCTTGGAGACCTGAGGCTCGGAGCGGTCGTCCTGACCATCCGGGAGAAGGTTGGCGTCGAGGCCGAGCCGCCCCAGAGTGCCGCCGACGCCGAAAAAATGATGGAGCTACTGGAAGCGATCTGCGGTTACGCCAAGCAAGGTGCGTTCGGGTGCGTTCTGGTCACTGTCCAAGGCAGCCACGACGAGGTGGCTCTAGCCGCCGAAGAGGCCGGCCGGCAAATCGCAATGTCATGCCGCGAAGACGATGTATTTGGGATGATCTCCACGGCAGAACTCCTACTGATCCTGCCCGAAGCGTCTGAGCAAGAAGTTTGCGATAGGCGTTCGGACTTGGAGAGCTGGTTTGAGCACCTAAACACCAGAACCACGGTCACGGCCGTTCGGAATTCGCATTGCCATTGCACCCCCGCGAGCGTGCTGGGCGCGCTCCGATCCGGTGTTGCCGAAGCCCAGCCGTCGGCAGCTTAG